The genomic segment GGCAATGGCGTACTGACAGGCTGTGACAGTTCGAAATTGAAAGTCTTGATGCTCTCAGAAAGCGTTTCTGTCGATGCGAGTGTGGCTGTGATGGGGGTTTCGGTTTCGTGAGCAACCAGTACATGCCCCATTTCTTGCATTTCCCGACGCAGGAGCTTGACCGGCGGGTTATACGGCGAGAACTGCTCTTGAGATGTTAACTTGAGGTTTAGACCGTCTTTAACAAAGACGGCACCTGTCACTTTGATACGCGTGAGCAGGCTCACGCGTGGAATAAGTGCTTCTGCATCGTCATCAAGCAAGTTTTCGGCATCCCCCGTAATGTAAAGGACACTGCCTGTCGTGAAATCTGGAAAAACGAGTCCGACTTGTGGATCCGTCTCGATATTTCCCAAAGACTGATAGAAGCGATTGCCAGAATGGTCGGGCAAAACCAGATACGTCGTGATGTCATCACCATTGGCGTCTTCGTAGATGCGGGTAAAACCCGGTGCGCCGCCGCGGTGATTGACGCCCATGTCGGTCTTGATGCCAGAACTGGCCTCATCTGCAATGTGCTTTGTCGCCAAAAACACCGTGCTGGCTTGGTCCACAACGGCTTTGGCGGCATCCGGCAAAGCGGCGGTGTGGGTTTCAAAGCTGTCATACACGAGGCCTGCACTGCGTTTTTCATACGCCAACTCACGCACGGTAATATATTTGGGACAGTTTCCCAGATGTTGATCGGACGCCAAGTGCAGGCTAATTTTTCCGCTCTCTTCAACCGATGCCGCACTAATTTGTCCGGCGATTTTGTTGCGCCGGCGATTGCTGAAATCGACCCCTACGCCGGCAAAGAGTTTCTGTGCATGGCCAGCGATTGGATTCTGTATCAATGCCCGCGCGAAGGGATCGTATGGGTTGCTTTCGGCAACAACCTCCATTGTGTTTTGATCGGAAATTTTGATGTCTACCGACGGGTCACTCTCCGATCGTGTAACCAGAAGGCTCACCCAAGGCCGCCCGTCGTGATCCAGTGTCGCGAGCGGCAAATAAGGCAGTTCAGCAAAGAAATCCGCGTGCTGCTGTGGCATGTCAGGGGCGATGTACTGGGGAATGGAGGAGATCATTTCCTTGGGCGTATTGCGCCGCTCCTGAAGCCGCAGCTCGCCTTTGTGCGATTTATGAATCTGGGCCATTTCGTGTTCCAATCGTTCGTCTGAAAAGCGGTCGTGTTGCGGTGTTTGCGCTGACGCCTTTCTTTAGGACTGAAAGGCGTCAGCGGTTACTGGTGTTACGGCGTCAGCGCTATAGCCCCAGATCGCTTAAACCCGGATGGCGCGGGGCTTCGGATGTCATGGCCGCCCCCCTTATTCAGCCGCAAGGCCAACAGCGGTTGCTGGCATGGCCTGAAACCCGGGCAGGGCTTCGAAACGGGCGAGCCATGCGCGGACATTCGGGTAGGGGTCAAGCGAGACGTTCCCCTCGGGCGCATGGGCGGTATAGGAATAATTCGCCACATCGGCGATTGTCGGGCGATCGCCAACCAACCAATCGCGACCTTCCAGCCCATGTTCCAGTTTTTGCATTGCCTTGGTCGCTGTTGCATCGGCGAAATCTACGTCCAAGGGCGCGCCGAAAACGGTGATCAGACGTGCGGCACAGGACCCGAAGGCAACTTCGCCTGCCGCAAGTGTCAGCCAGCGTTGAACATTGGCCTCATCGATCGGAGTGCTTGGCATCCAGTCCGGCGCATATGTCCGTGCGAGGTAGACGAGGATTGCGTTGGAATCCGATACGGTTACATCGCCATCTTGCAAGACGGGGACCTGCCCGTTCGGGTTCATGGCCAGAAACTCAGGCGACTTATGCGCACCATTTGCCAGATCTACGGGAACTTCCTCATGTGCGATCCCTGCGAGTTTCGCAAACACCAAGGCTCGGTGGGCGTGACCTGATTTTGCGAAATGGTGAATGCGAACGGCGTTTGACATCGGTGTCTCCAGTCATTTTTCAAGATATGTGCAAGCCCTACCAGTTGCGCATTCCGGTGATAATTGTCTAAATTGGCGTATATTTAAGCCCTGATAGGGCGCAATGAGATGGATAAAATCGACCGGATGCGGGCCTTTGCGCTTGTCGCCAAGAACGCCTCTTTCACGATTGCCGCGCAGCGTATGGGGCGATCTGCGCGATTGGTCAGCAAATATGTTGCTGATCTGGAAAACGCGCTTGGGGTGCAGTTGCTTAATCGCACGACGCGGAGTGTCTCTTTGACGGACGCTGGTGCGACATATCTTGCGCTATGTGAGCCGCTTCTTGATGGCTTTGACGAGTTGGAGGAGAGGGTCAGACACGATCAGACCTCGCTCAGGGGGGCGATACATATTTCGGCCCCCACTGGGTTCGGAGCTTTGCGGCTGACGCCGTCGCTGGCAAGGTTCGGGGCGAAACACCCCAATGTGGACCTTAATTTGCAATTCTCTGACCGCCGCGTGTCGATCATTGAGGAGGGCTTTGACCTCGCCATCAGGATTGGCCCGATGCGCGACAGCTCGCTCAAGGTACGGCAACTGGGCCCGATGCCGTTGGTCGTATGTGCGTCGCCCGCCTATCTGGAGCGCACCGGAACGCCGGACCATCCGCGGGCGCTGGCCACGCATGAGTGTATTCTTGACGGGAACATGACCGAGCCGACCATCTGGAGGTTTGATATCAATGGCCAGGAAGAGGCTGTTCCGGTCCGCGGGCGTTTTCGCATGAACGCGCCCGCAGCTGCAGCCCGGCTTGCCGCAACAGGCGCTGCAATTGCCCGTTGCCCCGCCTACACGGTAGCGGATGCCTTCACATCCGGTGATCTGGTGGAGCTTTTCGCCGAGCATCGGGTTTCGCCCTATGCCGTTGCTGCGCTCTTCCCCCAGAATAGGCGCCTTACCACGCGGGTGCGGGCGCTTATTGACCATCTCGCGGATGATCCGGAGCTTTGTTCAGATAGCGCCAAGACCTGACTTGCGCTACGCCTTTGCCATATCGACGAAAGCTCTGAGCCGGCGCGTCATGTTCCGCTTGCTGCGGTAATTCAAGGAATAGCGCGGAAGCTGTCCCACATGGCCGCTGAGAACTTCGGTCAGGCCACCTTTTTCCAGATGAGGCAGGGCTATTTCCCTGTACAGATACGCAAGACCAAGCCCTTGCTGTGCATAGGTCAGAAGCGACCGCATATCGTTCGCCACCATGCGCGGTTTCGGCTGCATCGTGTACATGCCCTCCGGCCCGTCGAACCCCCACGGGGCCAGATGAGCGCCCGAGCCAAAGGCATAGCAGATTGCATCGTGCTTCAGGATATCGCGCGGATGCGCAGGTGTCCCCTTTCCCGCAAGGTACTCGGCCGAACCGACGATGGTCATTTCCAGCTCTGGTCCAACAGAGACAGCATATGTATCTGGTCCAAGCAACGTGTTTGAACGGATCGCGGCGTCGATGCCTGACGTCAGAAGATCGACCTTTTTGTCATCATAGATGACTTCAACATCGACCGTCGGAAATGCAGTCGCGAAACGTGCGACCAGATCATCCAGAAAGAAGGGGCCAGCGCTGTAGGGGGCCGAAAGCCTCAAGGTGCCTGCGACCTCGTCCTTCTGCGCGTGGATGTCATCCAGCGCATCTTCCAGATCCACAATGGCGGGCAGGCTCTTATCATAGAGCTGTTCGCCTGCGCGTGTCAGCACGACGGAGCGTGATGACCGTTCAAACAGACGTACACCCAGACGGTCCTCGAACCGTTGGATGGCCTCGCTCACCGAGGCGGGGGCTTGCTGAAGATGCTCGGCCGCTGCACGGAAGCCGCCGCGGCGCGCGACTTCGACAAAAACACGAATGTCACCAAAGCTGCTACGGGTCATTGTTCTCTTTTCCGATCACTGTGTCAAGTTAAAGTGGGGTTATCCTTACGATACCAGCCACCTACATTTTCAGCAACATGGAAATGAAAACGCAAAGATCAGGTCGATGACCGGGCCTTCAATCAACAGACCAAGGAGCAAGACAATGACAGTACTTGAAGAAATCCAAGCCGCCATCGCTGAGTGGAACACTGGCCTCGACAATGGTGACATCGAACGGATGGTGGCCTCGTGCCATCCCGAGGTGATGACGGTGAACGAACGCCAGCCTGTCACAACAGGCACGCAGGCGATCCGCGCAAAGTACAACCCGCGTATCGCCGCCGCAGAAATCACCTCTGGTTATGATATCGAAGACCTACAGGAATACGGCGACACTGTCATCGTATCGGGCCGTTTCTACGGCACGATGAAGATGCACGACACAGGCGAGGTCAAGACGCCCGAGGGCCGCTTGGTGCTTGGCTATAAGCGCGACAAAACCGGCGCCTGGAAGATGTTCCTCGACATGGACAACAACGGCCCGGCGTAGGCCGTTACTGAACCGCCCCGGGTTTACCGGAGAGTAAAACTCTCAAAGGATGAGCCCTATGACCAAGCAGAGATTCACCCCCGCCTATCCTGCCGAGCTTCGCGAACGCGGTGTTCGGCTTTTCCGAGAGAACCGTGCTGATTATGCCAGCGACACGGCAGCCTATAAGGCGATTGCGCCGCAGCTTGGCTGTTCACCGGACAGCTTGCGCGTCTGGTGTCAGCAGGCCGAACGCGATGCCGGGCAACGGGCCGGGCTGACAAGTGCCCAGAAAGATCGGAGTGAGCCATTGGAACGCCATTGGTCCGAGAGACAATGGCGAACGAACTTGAGCGTGAGGTCCGTGAACTGTGCCAGGCCAACGAGATCCTGAAGAAGGCCAGCGCATATTTCGCGGCGGCGGAGCTCGACCGCCCGTTCCGCAAATGATCGCGTTCATCGACAATCATCGTGGCGTCTTTGGTGTCGGGCTGATCTGCCGGGTCTTGGGGGTCGCACCATCGACATATTACGCCTTCAAGGCCGTGGAGCGTGATCCGGACCTGGCATCGGACCGGGCTAGGCAGGATCAGCTGGACATGGCCGCCATCAAGCAGGCATTCGGTAGCATCCGGGGCCGGTATGGCGCGCGCAAGGTCTGGCATCAACTGCGCCGCAGCGGACATGACATCGCCCGCTGCACGGTGGAGCGGCTGATGAAGATCATGACATTACAAGGTGTTGTCCGTGGCAAGAAGGTGATCACGACCAACCCCGATACAGCCCAACCCTGCCCGGCTGACAAGGTGAACCGGGCCTTCGTCGCCGATATGCCGAACCGGCTCTGGGGTCGTTCATTGTGGTGCCATTGGTCCGAGCCCAATGGACGACGATTTCACCTATGTCTCAAGCTGGCAGGGTATGGTCTATGTCGCCTTCGTGATCGACGTCTTCGCCCGCAAGATCGTCGGCCAGGTCGAGTGGGAAACACTGAAGTGGGTCGACTGGTATAACAACACTCGACTGCACAGCGCCATCGGCTACGTCACGCCGCAAGAAGCAGAGGAAGTATTCTACGAAACCTTGAACGCTGCCGAAAAAGCAGCTTAATCATTGAACCAGAAACTCTCCGGTAAACCCGGGGCGGTTCACCACTGGCCGCTCTCTTGGCGGCGGCGCGCGTGGCCTTGGGGCTGACGTTACTCTTCGTCCGGCCTGATCCGAGCGCGCCGCCCCATACCGACGATCGCGCTCTGCGCGGGGGGGCTGATAGTTGTATTCTCAGGCCTCTGGTTTTGACAGATTTATTGTAGTTGCTGCTGGCCTAGAAGATACACGTTAAACTGGGCGTACATCTGTCCGAACGAATGGGATCACGATCAAGCCCGGAGACATTTGTGGCTAATCCCTCGGCTTTGCAACGACACGGCTTACGGCCAAATTTAAATCCAAGACACGTATGAAAATTGACCTTACAATTTTGCAAAAGCAGCAGTTCCGCGATCAGCAAGGCGATCCGGATAAGGTTTGTCGCTCAGTCGACAAACGTCACCGGGCGTTCCCACTGGATCAGGACGGTACATCCATCCACTGACCAGACCTCATGTTCGCTTCCTTTCGGATTCAGCACGACATCCCCGGCGCGATACCGCCCATGGTCATCGCTTTGGCTGCCGGACAGGACGATGATCACCTCCAACCCTTGATGGCGATGACGGGGAACAGAGGCACCGGGGGCGTAGCGCAGCAAGGCGACGTCCGGACCACCGCGGCCAAGGTGGCAAATCTCGACGCCTTCGCGGAAGGGCTCGAACGTCATGTTTTGCCAACCGTCGGGCACGAGCCCCCGAAACACGTTTGGTGATGGCAGACCCTCAGCCATTGATCGCTCCTAGAATTGTATCCGTATCGGTTGCCCAGCCGACGATACCCCCTTGGGCGACGATCATCTCTATCGCGGCAGCTTTGAAGCTTGGGAAATAGCTTTCGGTGGCATCGGTAGCCAAGAGGCATTCAAACCCGCGATCATTGGCCTCGCGCATCGTGGTTTGTACGCAAACCTCGGTCGTGACACCTGCGCAGACAAGCTGGGTGATCCCCCGTGCGGCAAGCTGATCGCCGAGGTCTGTGGCGTAGAAGGCACCTTTGCCGGGTTTGTCGATGACGGGTTCATCGGGCAGCGGGGTCAGCGCGGGGATGATCTCGCAACCGGGCGCGCCTGCGATCAACACACGGCCCATGGGCCCCGCGTCCCCGATGCGCAGCGCAGGCGCACCGCGCAGACGTTTGGCAGGCGGGCAATCGGACAGATCGGGGCGGTGTGCTTCGCGGGTGTGGAAGATCGGCAAGCCAGCGGTGCGAAAGCCTGCAAGCAGCCGCGCAACCGTGGGCACGATTGCCTGCAGCGGGCGGACATCGTTGCCGAGGCTTGCACCAAAGCCACCCGGTTCGACAAAATCGCGCTGCATGTCGATAATGACCAGCGCAACCCGATCACGGGCAAGCGGAAAATCGAAAGGTCGGGCGGGGATCTGTGTCATGCGGCATGCCCTGCCATATGCTGCCCGATCTCTGTCAGATCTGCCGCGGCGGCGGTGGTTTCAAAGGCAATGCGCCCTTCTGACATGACCAATATGCGGTCAGAAAGCTCCATGATCTCGTCAAGGTCCTCGCTGATCAGCAGCACTGCCGTGCCGTTATTGCGGGCTTCGATGATGCGGTCGCGAATGGCGGAGACCGCGCCAAAATCCAGCCCGAAACAGGGATTTGATATGATCAGCGCATTCACCTCGCCGGTCAGCTCGCGCCCCAGAACAGCTCTCTGTACGTTCCCGCCCGACAGCGAAGCGATACGGGCATCGGGCGAGGTTGTCTTGACGTTGAACTCGGCAATCAGCCGATCGGCATTGCGCGCCATATCTTTGCGATTGCACCAGAAGGCAGGCCGGCCGTTGCGCCCGACATCGAACATCTTGAATGCAAGGTTATCGGCGACGCTCATCTTGGGGGCGCAGGCATTGCGCAGGGGTTCTTCGGGCAGGTAGCGGATTTTATGCTGCCGCGCCTCTGCCCGTGTGGCGGTATAGCGGGTGCCGTTTGCCCGTATCTCTCCGGCTTGAAGACGACGCTGACCTGTCAGGATTTCCATCAGCTCCATCTGGCCGTTACCCGAGATGCCAGCGATTCCCAGAACCTCGCCGGAATGCAGGGTAACGTTGTCGATCTGGATGCTGTTCAACCCGCTGCGGTCTTGTGCCCGAATGCCGTTGAGATGCAGCACAGGCTTGCGTGCCGTATCAACGCGAACACGCGGATTGTGTACAGGCGCTTTGCCCATCATGGCGGCGCTCATGTCTTCCACGCTCATCTCGGAAACTGCGCCACCGGCGACGTATTTACCGTGGCGCAAGATCGTGACGTGATCGGCAAATGCCGTCACCTCGCGGAACTTGTGCGAGATCATGAGGACAGTCAGCGCGCCCGCGTCCGTCATAGCGCGGATATGGCCAAGAACCTCATCTGCCTCGGCAGGGGTCAGCACGGATGTCGGCTCGTCTAGGATCAGAAATCGATTGCCAAGGTAGAGCTGTTTGATGATCTCGAGCTTTTGCTTTTCGCCTGCAGCAAGCTGGCTCACCGGTCGGTCGAGCGGCACGTGGAATGGCATCGTCGCCATGAAGGACCGAAGCGACTGATGTTCTTGCGCCCAGTCGATAACGCTTGGGGTGTCGGTGCGGCTGATCACGAGGTTTTCTGCACCGGTCAGCGCGGGCACGAGGGTAAAGTGCTGATAGACCATTCCCAGCCCCAGCGA from the Sulfitobacter pontiacus genome contains:
- a CDS encoding pyridoxamine 5'-phosphate oxidase family protein; the protein is MAQIHKSHKGELRLQERRNTPKEMISSIPQYIAPDMPQQHADFFAELPYLPLATLDHDGRPWVSLLVTRSESDPSVDIKISDQNTMEVVAESNPYDPFARALIQNPIAGHAQKLFAGVGVDFSNRRRNKIAGQISAASVEESGKISLHLASDQHLGNCPKYITVRELAYEKRSAGLVYDSFETHTAALPDAAKAVVDQASTVFLATKHIADEASSGIKTDMGVNHRGGAPGFTRIYEDANGDDITTYLVLPDHSGNRFYQSLGNIETDPQVGLVFPDFTTGSVLYITGDAENLLDDDAEALIPRVSLLTRIKVTGAVFVKDGLNLKLTSQEQFSPYNPPVKLLRREMQEMGHVLVAHETETPITATLASTETLSESIKTFNFELSQPVSTPLPGGFGVFDFSNLLGSGYSHMNEANPQLVNEDYVRTWTISNTPVFDPGSNEFAATNQVSVTVKRKPGGLMSNVLHANAYKLIEQRLPVEFKGSGAGFTCFMPGTQNAPPSVSSKMLWIAGGVGITPFMAMWDGILQLANAHPQTTTDIVLLFSGHGDDIKVLKHFVRQIGPGPANVKLRIVAFQSIGDDTLVAKSAREDLCLAFSEDALQIKERRARVEDIQSISALDKREVYMCGPDALMRWSEATLSTLNVEDGRRHRESFIF
- a CDS encoding cupin domain-containing protein, producing the protein MAEGLPSPNVFRGLVPDGWQNMTFEPFREGVEICHLGRGGPDVALLRYAPGASVPRHRHQGLEVIIVLSGSQSDDHGRYRAGDVVLNPKGSEHEVWSVDGCTVLIQWERPVTFVD
- a CDS encoding DUF4440 domain-containing protein, yielding MTVLEEIQAAIAEWNTGLDNGDIERMVASCHPEVMTVNERQPVTTGTQAIRAKYNPRIAAAEITSGYDIEDLQEYGDTVIVSGRFYGTMKMHDTGEVKTPEGRLVLGYKRDKTGAWKMFLDMDNNGPA
- a CDS encoding LysR family transcriptional regulator, with the translated sequence MDKIDRMRAFALVAKNASFTIAAQRMGRSARLVSKYVADLENALGVQLLNRTTRSVSLTDAGATYLALCEPLLDGFDELEERVRHDQTSLRGAIHISAPTGFGALRLTPSLARFGAKHPNVDLNLQFSDRRVSIIEEGFDLAIRIGPMRDSSLKVRQLGPMPLVVCASPAYLERTGTPDHPRALATHECILDGNMTEPTIWRFDINGQEEAVPVRGRFRMNAPAAAARLAATGAAIARCPAYTVADAFTSGDLVELFAEHRVSPYAVAALFPQNRRLTTRVRALIDHLADDPELCSDSAKT
- a CDS encoding glutathione S-transferase family protein, with the protein product MSNAVRIHHFAKSGHAHRALVFAKLAGIAHEEVPVDLANGAHKSPEFLAMNPNGQVPVLQDGDVTVSDSNAILVYLARTYAPDWMPSTPIDEANVQRWLTLAAGEVAFGSCAARLITVFGAPLDVDFADATATKAMQKLEHGLEGRDWLVGDRPTIADVANYSYTAHAPEGNVSLDPYPNVRAWLARFEALPGFQAMPATAVGLAAE
- a CDS encoding cysteine hydrolase family protein yields the protein MTQIPARPFDFPLARDRVALVIIDMQRDFVEPGGFGASLGNDVRPLQAIVPTVARLLAGFRTAGLPIFHTREAHRPDLSDCPPAKRLRGAPALRIGDAGPMGRVLIAGAPGCEIIPALTPLPDEPVIDKPGKGAFYATDLGDQLAARGITQLVCAGVTTEVCVQTTMREANDRGFECLLATDATESYFPSFKAAAIEMIVAQGGIVGWATDTDTILGAING
- a CDS encoding ABC transporter ATP-binding protein, producing MTVHARTSGDAISVEAIGMTMRFGDFTALDDVSLKIPAGSFHVLLGENGAGKSTLVKCLMGFNRATRGEMIVDGAQAFMTDPKVAQSLGLGMVYQHFTLVPALTGAENLVISRTDTPSVIDWAQEHQSLRSFMATMPFHVPLDRPVSQLAAGEKQKLEIIKQLYLGNRFLILDEPTSVLTPAEADEVLGHIRAMTDAGALTVLMISHKFREVTAFADHVTILRHGKYVAGGAVSEMSVEDMSAAMMGKAPVHNPRVRVDTARKPVLHLNGIRAQDRSGLNSIQIDNVTLHSGEVLGIAGISGNGQMELMEILTGQRRLQAGEIRANGTRYTATRAEARQHKIRYLPEEPLRNACAPKMSVADNLAFKMFDVGRNGRPAFWCNRKDMARNADRLIAEFNVKTTSPDARIASLSGGNVQRAVLGRELTGEVNALIISNPCFGLDFGAVSAIRDRIIEARNNGTAVLLISEDLDEIMELSDRILVMSEGRIAFETTAAAADLTEIGQHMAGHAA
- a CDS encoding LysR family transcriptional regulator, producing MTRSSFGDIRVFVEVARRGGFRAAAEHLQQAPASVSEAIQRFEDRLGVRLFERSSRSVVLTRAGEQLYDKSLPAIVDLEDALDDIHAQKDEVAGTLRLSAPYSAGPFFLDDLVARFATAFPTVDVEVIYDDKKVDLLTSGIDAAIRSNTLLGPDTYAVSVGPELEMTIVGSAEYLAGKGTPAHPRDILKHDAICYAFGSGAHLAPWGFDGPEGMYTMQPKPRMVANDMRSLLTYAQQGLGLAYLYREIALPHLEKGGLTEVLSGHVGQLPRYSLNYRSKRNMTRRLRAFVDMAKA